The Planococcus donghaensis genome contains a region encoding:
- the yneA gene encoding cell division suppressor protein YneA — protein MTIIRQNSYLILFFALIMVFTFYVILTHNTNSVQTSQVKIEEGDTLWTLAESFSGSTPHHEWIEEIMKENNLSTAKIIAGQSLKIPSEQLNFSPDETSAFAGDSE, from the coding sequence ATGACAATCATCCGACAAAATTCTTACCTAATCTTATTCTTTGCTTTAATTATGGTATTTACTTTTTACGTAATTTTGACTCATAATACAAATAGTGTACAAACCAGCCAAGTAAAAATAGAAGAAGGGGATACACTTTGGACATTAGCTGAATCTTTTAGTGGTTCGACTCCCCATCATGAATGGATTGAGGAAATTATGAAAGAAAATAATCTTTCTACTGCAAAAATTATTGCTGGACAATCACTTAAAATACCCAGTGAACAACTAAATTTTTCTCCAGATGAAACAAGTGCATTTGCAGGTGATTCTGAATGA
- a CDS encoding class I SAM-dependent methyltransferase, with protein MEFKGSSVYDEKEFLLNYLQRRNRVDSPNNSIEKPVMYDLLTGVQDKRILDLGCGDAEFGKELMELGALYYQGVEGSEQMSKLASQNLEGLQGEITKSTMESFDFPQEHFDLVTSRLAIHYLIKIDELFINIHNSLKNGGQFVFSVQHPLTTSSFESKKTGERRGNWVVDDYFKEGERHEPWIDKIVVKHHRTIESYFASLTKAGFTITGLREGMPRRQDFHDEEEYERRKRIPVILAFSCIKQ; from the coding sequence TTGGAATTTAAAGGTTCGAGTGTTTATGATGAAAAAGAGTTTTTGTTGAATTATTTACAACGAAGAAATCGAGTGGATAGTCCGAATAATAGCATTGAAAAACCCGTAATGTATGACTTACTTACAGGTGTGCAAGACAAACGCATATTGGATTTAGGTTGTGGAGATGCCGAGTTCGGAAAAGAGTTAATGGAGTTAGGAGCACTTTACTACCAAGGAGTAGAAGGATCTGAACAAATGAGTAAACTAGCATCTCAAAATTTGGAAGGCCTTCAAGGTGAGATTACAAAATCCACGATGGAATCGTTCGATTTTCCGCAAGAACATTTTGATCTAGTTACTTCCCGTTTGGCCATTCACTATTTAATAAAGATAGATGAGTTATTCATTAACATTCACAACAGCTTAAAGAATGGGGGACAGTTTGTCTTTAGTGTTCAACACCCTTTAACAACTTCTTCTTTTGAGAGCAAAAAGACAGGTGAAAGAAGAGGGAATTGGGTTGTCGATGACTACTTTAAAGAAGGCGAGCGACATGAGCCGTGGATAGATAAAATTGTAGTTAAACATCATCGAACGATTGAGAGTTACTTTGCCTCTTTAACAAAGGCAGGATTTACAATTACCGGTCTTCGTGAAGGTATGCCAAGACGTCAAGATTTTCATGATGAAGAAGAATACGAACGTAGAAAAAGAATCCCCGTTATTTTAGCTTTTAGCTGTATTAAACAATAA
- the tkt gene encoding transketolase, whose translation MSTHADQLAVTTIRTLSIDAIEKANSGHPGLPMGAAPMAYTLWTKHMNHNPKNPDWFNRDRFVLSAGHGSMLLYSLLHLSGYGLEMDEIKNFRQWDSKTPGHPEFGHTVGVEATTGPLGQGIGMAVGMAMAERHLAATYNKEGMNIVDHNTFALCGDGDLMEGVAGEAISLAGHLKLNKLVVLYDSNDISLDGPLGKSFSENVQKRFESYGWNYLRVDDGNEMGDLSEKIAQAKQSSDKPTLIEVKTVIGYGSPNKSGKADSHGAPLGEDEMKLTKENYEWTFEESFHVPEEVYETFEQATQELGAKAESEWNELYAQYESAHPELAKQLQMAIRGELPENFDSEFPTYEAGKKQATRASSGDMINAIAKTVPSFFGGSADLAGSNKTNIKGAGDFDAEHPEGRNIWFGVREFAMGAALNGMALHGGLHVFGGTFFVFSDYVRPAIRLAALMGLPVTYVFTHDSVAVGEDGPTHEPVEHLASLRAMPNLSVVRPADANETKAAWRLALTAKTTPTLLVLSRQDLPILENSGELAEAGVEKGAYVVSPVENPQALLLATGSEVGLAVAAQKQLAEEGINVSVVSMPSWDRFEKQDKEYKQSVIPKTVKKRLAIEVGTSFGWDRYTGEEGDILAIDRFGASAPGERIMEELGFTVENVANKVKNLINEQ comes from the coding sequence ATGTCAACCCACGCAGATCAACTTGCAGTAACAACAATTCGCACACTTTCCATCGATGCTATTGAGAAAGCAAATTCTGGTCACCCAGGATTGCCAATGGGCGCAGCTCCAATGGCGTATACATTGTGGACGAAACACATGAACCATAACCCGAAAAATCCGGATTGGTTTAACCGTGACCGTTTTGTGTTATCGGCAGGACATGGTTCCATGCTTTTATATAGCTTGCTTCATTTAAGCGGTTATGGCTTGGAAATGGATGAAATTAAAAATTTCCGTCAATGGGATTCAAAAACACCGGGTCACCCGGAATTTGGTCACACTGTAGGTGTTGAAGCAACAACTGGACCACTTGGCCAAGGAATTGGTATGGCCGTTGGTATGGCGATGGCTGAACGTCACTTAGCAGCTACATACAACAAAGAAGGCATGAACATCGTAGATCACAACACATTCGCTTTATGCGGAGATGGTGATTTAATGGAAGGTGTTGCGGGAGAAGCAATTTCTCTTGCGGGTCATTTAAAGTTAAATAAATTAGTAGTTCTTTACGATAGCAATGACATCTCATTAGATGGACCACTGGGCAAAAGTTTTTCTGAAAACGTTCAAAAACGTTTTGAGTCATATGGCTGGAACTACTTGCGCGTAGATGATGGCAACGAAATGGGTGATTTGTCTGAAAAAATTGCACAAGCAAAGCAATCTTCAGACAAACCAACATTAATCGAAGTTAAAACAGTCATTGGTTACGGGTCTCCAAACAAATCTGGTAAAGCAGATTCACACGGAGCGCCACTTGGTGAAGATGAAATGAAATTAACAAAAGAAAATTACGAGTGGACATTTGAAGAATCGTTCCACGTACCAGAAGAAGTGTATGAAACATTTGAACAAGCGACACAAGAATTGGGAGCAAAAGCTGAATCTGAATGGAACGAATTATACGCTCAATACGAATCAGCACACCCGGAACTAGCTAAACAATTGCAAATGGCTATTCGCGGGGAACTTCCTGAAAACTTTGATTCAGAATTCCCAACATACGAAGCTGGCAAGAAACAAGCAACGCGTGCTTCATCTGGAGACATGATCAATGCAATCGCTAAAACGGTTCCGTCATTCTTTGGTGGTAGTGCTGACCTTGCGGGATCTAACAAAACAAACATCAAAGGTGCAGGCGACTTTGACGCTGAACACCCTGAAGGCCGCAACATTTGGTTTGGTGTTCGTGAATTCGCAATGGGTGCTGCATTAAACGGTATGGCACTTCACGGGGGACTTCATGTCTTTGGTGGAACGTTCTTCGTCTTTAGTGACTATGTTCGTCCAGCGATTCGTTTAGCTGCTTTAATGGGTCTTCCTGTAACATACGTGTTCACGCATGACAGTGTAGCTGTTGGGGAAGATGGTCCAACGCACGAGCCGGTTGAACATTTAGCTTCTCTACGTGCAATGCCAAACTTAAGCGTTGTCCGTCCGGCAGATGCAAACGAAACAAAAGCGGCATGGCGTTTAGCGTTAACAGCTAAAACAACACCAACTCTTTTAGTTTTATCGCGTCAAGATTTACCGATTTTGGAAAACAGCGGGGAACTAGCTGAAGCAGGCGTTGAAAAAGGCGCTTATGTGGTATCACCTGTTGAAAACCCACAAGCATTGTTGTTAGCGACTGGATCTGAAGTTGGTTTAGCTGTTGCAGCTCAAAAGCAATTGGCTGAAGAAGGCATTAATGTATCAGTTGTTTCAATGCCATCATGGGATCGTTTCGAAAAACAAGACAAAGAATACAAGCAATCTGTTATTCCGAAAACTGTTAAAAAACGTCTAGCGATTGAAGTTGGTACTTCATTCGGGTGGGATCGTTATACAGGCGAGGAAGGCGACATTTTAGCGATCGACCGTTTTGGCGCAAGTGCACCAGGCGAACGCATTATGGAAGAGCTTGGCTTCACAGTTGAAAACGTAGCAAACAAAGTGAAAAACTTAATCAACGAACAGTAA
- the lexA gene encoding transcriptional repressor LexA — translation MKKVSKRQEDILTFIKEEVRLKGYPPSVREIGEAVGLASSSTVHGHLARLESKGLIRRDPTKPRAIEVISTEEALIDKSPVLHVPLIGKVTAGMPITAIENVEEYFPLPQSYGTEDDHIFMLEIMGESMIEAGILNGDYVVVKQQQTANNGDIVVAMTAEDEATVKRFFREDNYFRLQPENSSMDPIIVDQVSILGKVVGVYRQIH, via the coding sequence TTGAAAAAAGTATCTAAACGTCAAGAAGACATACTGACATTCATAAAAGAAGAAGTCCGCCTAAAAGGCTATCCACCTTCCGTTCGTGAAATTGGAGAAGCAGTTGGCCTAGCATCTAGTTCGACCGTTCATGGTCACTTGGCACGCCTTGAAAGTAAAGGCCTGATCCGTCGTGATCCTACAAAACCAAGAGCAATTGAAGTTATCAGCACCGAAGAAGCATTAATTGATAAAAGTCCAGTATTGCACGTTCCATTAATCGGTAAAGTCACAGCAGGTATGCCAATTACAGCTATTGAGAATGTTGAAGAATACTTCCCGCTACCTCAAAGCTACGGTACGGAAGATGATCATATTTTCATGCTCGAAATTATGGGTGAAAGTATGATTGAAGCAGGAATTTTAAACGGAGATTATGTGGTGGTAAAACAACAGCAAACCGCTAATAACGGTGATATTGTTGTTGCGATGACTGCAGAAGACGAAGCAACAGTAAAACGTTTCTTCCGCGAAGATAACTATTTCCGCTTACAGCCAGAAAATTCTTCAATGGATCCAATCATTGTGGATCAAGTTTCTATTTTAGGTAAAGTGGTTGGCGTTTATCGCCAAATCCATTAA
- a CDS encoding DUF896 domain-containing protein yields the protein MLSPDKLNRINQLSRKSKTEGLSKEEAKEQSALRQEYLQTFRKTMRGTIENVKVIDPEGNDVTPEKVKNIRENKYLN from the coding sequence ATGTTATCACCAGACAAATTAAACCGCATTAATCAATTGTCACGTAAGTCGAAAACAGAAGGTTTGTCAAAAGAAGAGGCAAAAGAACAATCTGCTTTGCGCCAAGAGTATTTACAAACTTTCCGCAAGACAATGCGCGGTACAATTGAAAACGTAAAAGTAATTGACCCTGAAGGAAACGATGTAACACCTGAAAAGGTCAAAAATATTCGAGAGAATAAGTATTTGAATTAA
- a CDS encoding YneB family resolvase-like protein — translation MKKNAFIYCRVSTTKDTQESSLERQEEELMKFAFQQSYKVDGVFTDQHSGYEMDRDGLLEMLNSIKTEKVEAVFIQDETRLGRGHARIALLHVMKKYDVKVYTLSDQGPIALNDMDDMVLEILAIVEEYQRKIHNAKIKRGMKRAVDNGYKPERNLKGKGNPDGRERLDLPIDQIVSLKSNGLTFSEIAVTLQGFGYQASKATVHRRFKEYQRLMED, via the coding sequence ATGAAGAAAAACGCTTTTATATATTGTCGTGTCAGCACGACAAAAGATACGCAGGAATCTTCACTAGAAAGACAAGAAGAAGAATTGATGAAGTTTGCATTTCAACAATCCTATAAAGTAGATGGTGTATTCACTGATCAACATAGTGGATACGAAATGGACCGTGATGGATTATTAGAAATGCTCAACAGCATTAAAACTGAAAAAGTAGAAGCAGTGTTTATACAAGATGAAACACGCTTAGGCAGAGGTCATGCACGCATAGCGCTGTTACATGTGATGAAAAAATACGATGTGAAAGTTTATACATTGTCAGATCAAGGACCCATTGCATTAAACGATATGGATGACATGGTTTTAGAAATATTAGCGATTGTTGAAGAATATCAGCGTAAAATACACAATGCTAAAATTAAACGAGGCATGAAACGTGCTGTTGATAATGGTTATAAACCAGAAAGAAATTTAAAAGGCAAAGGAAATCCTGATGGGCGCGAACGCTTAGATTTACCTATTGATCAAATTGTGAGCTTAAAGAGCAATGGCCTAACATTTAGTGAAATTGCTGTAACGCTTCAAGGCTTCGGCTATCAAGCAAGTAAAGCTACGGTACATCGTCGCTTTAAAGAATATCAAAGACTTATGGAAGACTAA